In the genome of marine bacterium B5-7, one region contains:
- a CDS encoding membrane protein: MDFFYGLIAVAIERFYAIDKWHKRFNWFNSYLNLVHKVAKGLPGWATVVIATVPVPFILAMIVAAFSHGVFHVFAFALTVLLVVYCLGPTNIFSQVHQGDGMKAEDAVIALNHNVVAVLFWYALLGVFGAVLYRCARLFLEHDTNADRQQYLVQVMDGFDWMPARLLGLVLALGGHFMAVFNAWMKQAFNGLDDSSQLLRECSRAALTDEEAQDGKAVAKLLDRTSIILAVIWGLIVLL, from the coding sequence ATGGATTTTTTCTATGGATTGATTGCAGTGGCTATCGAACGATTTTATGCGATTGATAAATGGCACAAGCGTTTCAACTGGTTTAACAGCTATCTCAATTTAGTGCACAAAGTTGCAAAGGGTTTGCCGGGTTGGGCGACAGTCGTGATTGCGACGGTACCGGTTCCTTTCATTTTAGCGATGATTGTTGCGGCATTCTCACATGGTGTTTTTCATGTCTTTGCTTTTGCCTTGACCGTACTTTTAGTTGTGTACTGTCTAGGGCCGACGAATATTTTTTCACAAGTGCATCAAGGTGATGGCATGAAAGCGGAAGATGCGGTGATTGCATTGAATCATAACGTAGTCGCGGTATTATTTTGGTATGCCTTACTCGGTGTGTTTGGTGCAGTATTATATCGTTGTGCGCGCTTATTCCTCGAGCATGATACGAATGCGGATAGACAACAATACTTAGTCCAAGTCATGGATGGTTTCGATTGGATGCCTGCACGTTTATTAGGCTTAGTGTTAGCGTTAGGTGGACACTTCATGGCAGTGTTTAATGCTTGGATGAAGCAAGCCTTTAATGGCTTAGATGATAGCAGCCAATTACTTCGTGAATGTAGTCGCGCCGCATTAACTGACGAAGAAGCACAAGACGGTAAAGCCGTTGCTAAACTACTTGATCGCACATCGATTATTCTGGCTGTGATTTGGGGTTTGATTGTTCTCTTGTAA
- a CDS encoding N-acetyl-anhydromuranmyl-L-alanine amidase, producing the protein MLDNGLLSFATFHPSPNFNARPAPDDVSLLIIHNISLPEGQFGGDYIDDLFLNRLDVNAHPDFQRLDLANLKVSSHLVIRRDGDVIQYVPFHARAWHAGRSSFEGREDCNDYAIGIELEGTDTVPFTPIQYEKMTKIIRILQGCYPKITRDRIVGHCDVAPGRKTDPGEAFDWQHVDNAMS; encoded by the coding sequence ATGCTAGACAACGGTCTTTTATCATTTGCGACATTTCATCCGTCGCCCAACTTCAATGCGCGCCCCGCCCCAGACGATGTGAGCTTGCTCATTATTCACAATATTAGTTTGCCGGAAGGGCAGTTCGGTGGTGATTACATCGATGATTTATTTTTAAATCGATTAGATGTGAATGCACATCCAGATTTTCAGCGCTTGGACTTGGCTAACTTAAAAGTGTCTTCACATTTAGTGATTCGTCGTGATGGTGACGTAATCCAATATGTACCTTTTCATGCTCGCGCCTGGCATGCGGGTAGATCATCGTTTGAAGGTCGTGAGGATTGCAATGACTATGCGATTGGTATCGAATTAGAGGGCACGGATACTGTGCCATTTACACCCATTCAGTATGAAAAAATGACAAAAATTATCCGAATTTTACAAGGGTGCTACCCAAAAATTACGCGGGATCGTATAGTGGGACATTGTGATGTTGCGCCAGGTCGGAAAACCGATCCGGGTGAGGCGTTTGATTGGCAGCATGTCGATAACGCCATGAGTTAA
- a CDS encoding sodium:hydrogen antiporter: protein MPIDTMVTTIFVIFVGAAILATLALFTKQSLLVAYLALGVIVGPWGLRWIDNPKLVTEAGEVGIIFLLFLLGLHMNPRNLIQMLRKMTIVGLGSSLIFFGLGFLVSRLSGFSGIESVVTGAAMMFSSTIIGLKLMPTKVLHHQHTGELMVGALLFQDIIAIFVLLALKSATAESQVWLHVGKTLVSLPLMIIMAFVCERYLLSPLLKRFESIKEYQFIVAIAWCLVLTEAGTLVGLPEEVGAFIAGIALASCPVSLFIADALQPLRDFFLVIFFFAIGATFNLGYFPQVWMPAVVLAAVMLLAKPITFRCLLHRISETKKMSWEVGNRLGQSSEFSLLVAYMASSKMLVSDATSYFIQAATIITFIVSSYWVVLRYETPVTTDNRLHRE, encoded by the coding sequence ATGCCCATCGACACCATGGTTACCACCATTTTTGTCATCTTTGTCGGTGCGGCGATTCTGGCTACCTTGGCTTTATTCACAAAACAATCTTTGTTGGTGGCTTACCTCGCGCTCGGCGTGATTGTTGGACCGTGGGGATTGCGTTGGATCGACAATCCAAAATTGGTGACAGAAGCGGGAGAGGTAGGGATCATCTTCTTGCTGTTTTTGTTGGGACTGCACATGAACCCGCGCAACTTGATCCAAATGTTGCGAAAGATGACCATCGTGGGCTTGGGCAGCTCACTGATTTTCTTTGGTTTAGGTTTTCTCGTGTCACGGCTGTCGGGCTTTAGTGGCATCGAAAGCGTGGTGACGGGTGCCGCCATGATGTTCTCTAGTACAATTATTGGGCTCAAGCTGATGCCGACGAAAGTGCTACATCATCAACATACCGGTGAGTTGATGGTTGGTGCCTTGTTGTTTCAAGATATTATCGCGATTTTTGTCTTGTTGGCCTTAAAAAGTGCGACAGCGGAAAGCCAAGTGTGGTTACACGTAGGTAAAACGCTGGTGAGTTTGCCCTTAATGATAATCATGGCCTTTGTGTGTGAGCGCTATTTACTGAGCCCGCTGCTTAAACGCTTTGAATCAATTAAAGAATATCAATTTATTGTCGCGATCGCTTGGTGTCTGGTTTTAACTGAAGCGGGGACCTTGGTCGGCTTACCGGAAGAGGTGGGTGCGTTTATTGCAGGGATTGCATTAGCCAGTTGTCCAGTTTCATTATTTATTGCCGATGCACTGCAACCTTTGCGTGACTTCTTCTTGGTGATATTCTTTTTCGCGATTGGTGCGACATTTAATTTAGGCTATTTCCCTCAGGTCTGGATGCCTGCGGTGGTGCTTGCAGCGGTGATGTTATTAGCAAAGCCGATTACTTTTCGTTGCTTGTTACATCGCATTAGTGAAACAAAAAAAATGTCATGGGAAGTGGGTAATCGTTTAGGTCAATCTAGCGAGTTCTCACTGTTGGTGGCTTATATGGCCTCGAGCAAAATGCTCGTGAGCGATGCAACGTCGTATTTTATTCAAGCGGCAACGATTATTACTTTTATTGTTTCTAGTTATTGGGTGGTTTTGCGGTACGAAACACCGGTCACCACGGATAACCGCTTACATCGTGAGTAA